The following are encoded together in the Pelodiscus sinensis isolate JC-2024 chromosome 22, ASM4963464v1, whole genome shotgun sequence genome:
- the LOC142819355 gene encoding uncharacterized protein LOC142819355, with amino-acid sequence MSQPSEGSQPSTAPHDQPGGSREPARGRKRRAPAWSSAEIVDLIEVWGEASNVHDLRTSHRNAAVYGRMAASLAARGHQRSREQVRCKIKDLRQSYSRACLPGADPEACPHFHALDRILGPHAVPAPRDVIDPGAEGPLLDTEEEEEGSESQEPAASLPRTRDPRGTPQSRSPASSEAGEASTSAAPGTAGRTTPPAAAARARASRTARNQEDYQRRHLRFLDRQLRLQDHWVQEDLRLRQRSLEALEEQGRALRGHLQSLLDRFPFPPPPAPPLAPPLAPPAPPLAPPLAPPAPPLAPPLAPPAPPLAPPLAPPAPPAPPASAPASAPASSTPPVLSAPPSTTIPHRRPRTRSVARRERHPDSHP; translated from the exons atgagccagccatccgagggctcccagccctccactgctccccacgaccagcctggcggctcccgggagcctgcccgggggcgcaaaaggcgggcgcccgcctggtcaagtgcggagatcgtggacctcatcgaggtttggggggaagcctcaaatgtccacgatctccgcactagccaccggaacgcggccgtctacggacgcatggctgccagcctggccgccaggggccaccagcgcagccgggagcaggtgcgctgcaagattaaagacttgcggcagtcctactcccgggcctgcctgccaggggctgacccggaggcctgcccccacttccatgccctggaccgcatcctggggcctcatgccgtccctgccccccgggacgtgattgaccccggggcagagggaccgctcctggacaccgaggaggaggaagagggctctgagagccaggagcctgccgccagccttcccaggacccgggacccccgaggcaccccacagagccgctcgcctgcatcatcagaggccggggaggcgtccacct ctgcagcaccggggactgcagggcgcaccacaccgcctgcagcagccgcccgcgcccgggcaagcaggacagccaggaaccaggaggactaccagaggcggcatctccggttcctggaccgacagctccgtctccaggaccactgggtccaggaggacctcaggctgcgccagaggagtctggaggccctggaggagcagggccgtgccctgcgaggccacctccagagcctgctagaccgctttccatttcctcctccccctgctccccctcttgctccccctcttgctccccctgctccccctcttgctccccctcttgctccccctgctccccctcttgctccccctcttgctccccctgctccccctcttgctccccctcttgctccccctgctcctcctgctcctcctgcttccgctcctgcttccgctcctgcttcctccacaccccctgtcctctctgcccccccctccacaaccattccccaccgacgcccccggacccgcagtgtggcgagacgggagaggcacccagactcccacccctga